A segment of the Halodesulfovibrio sp. genome:
GAGGACATCAAGATCTTCATTAGAAAGCAAACGATCAAGATCAAGCAAAATAAGCAAACGATCCTGAAGCTTACCAACACCACTGATGTACTCAGACTCCATACCTGCAACTACAGCCGGAGGTGGTTCCACCGTGCTTGCTGGAATTCGCAGAACTTCAGACACGGAATCAACAACAAACCCGACAATCATATTGTTGATCTCGATTACAATAATTCGGGTGTGTTTGTCATGCTCTTTGGAGCTAAGACCAAAACGCCTTCTAAGGTCAATGATTGGAATCACTTTTCCTCGAAGGTTGATTACCCCTTCAACAAAATCTGGAGCTTTTGGCACTTTGGTGATTTCCATAGTTCGGATAATTTCCTGAACTTTCAGAATATCAACACCAAATTCCTCTTCACCTATACTAAAGGTGACTAGTTGCATCAGC
Coding sequences within it:
- a CDS encoding chemotaxis protein CheW, producing MNEPQKKQDDELMQLVTFSIGEEEFGVDILKVQEIIRTMEITKVPKAPDFVEGVINLRGKVIPIIDLRRRFGLSSKEHDKHTRIIVIEINNMIVGFVVDSVSEVLRIPASTVEPPPAVVAGMESEYISGVGKLQDRLLILLDLDRLLSNEDLDVLGQM